Proteins encoded in a region of the Paenibacillus pedocola genome:
- a CDS encoding histidine phosphatase family protein, producing MLIGLIRHGLTDWNAEGKIQGQSDIPLNDEGRRQADMLGERLLHEPYHWDYCITSGLSRAEETGKIIAAKLGIPLLEPDQRIRERAYGQVEGMTALEREAKWGKEWNLLELGQEKDEQLQLRGLAFMEDLSTRYQGSNVLVISHGGFLAQLYTALYKDKYTERLGNLSLTIIEKNEQEWKPLLYNCTRHILQNQR from the coding sequence ATGCTGATCGGCTTAATACGCCATGGACTGACGGATTGGAACGCGGAAGGGAAAATACAGGGACAAAGTGACATTCCGCTTAACGACGAGGGCCGGAGGCAGGCTGATATGCTGGGTGAGCGGCTGTTGCATGAACCCTACCATTGGGACTACTGTATCACAAGCGGTTTGTCCCGTGCAGAAGAGACAGGGAAGATCATTGCCGCCAAGCTGGGTATCCCGTTACTCGAGCCTGATCAGCGTATACGGGAACGCGCTTATGGACAGGTTGAGGGAATGACCGCCCTGGAGCGCGAAGCGAAATGGGGCAAGGAATGGAATCTGCTGGAGCTTGGGCAGGAAAAAGACGAGCAGCTGCAGCTGCGCGGACTTGCCTTTATGGAGGATCTCTCCACCCGGTATCAAGGCAGCAATGTGCTGGTCATCTCTCACGGAGGTTTCCTGGCCCAGCTGTACACTGCGCTCTATAAAGACAAGTACACGGAGCGGCTCGGCAATTTGTCCTTGACCATTATCGAAAAGAACGAGCAGGAGTGGAAGCCGCTTCTGTATAATTGCACCCGTCATATTTTGCAAAATCAGCGGTGA
- a CDS encoding RNA polymerase sigma factor: MTDSQLIQLIKQGNTELYSELMRRYQRKILAFVYHMLKNSHMELIAEDLCSETFYKAFRSLHSFREVDASFSTWLYTIARNTVLSELRKNRAGNVSLEESGYTPVAPAEVAPEQAALRKERMNLVREAINNLPEKQRSALILREYDQMDYQEIAIILDQSVSSVKSLLFRARSSVKLQLESYFYEPEAEEQAERV; encoded by the coding sequence ATGACGGATTCCCAGTTGATCCAGCTAATCAAGCAAGGAAACACAGAACTATATTCGGAACTGATGCGAAGATACCAACGTAAAATACTGGCTTTTGTCTATCATATGCTTAAGAACTCCCATATGGAGCTGATTGCCGAAGATCTCTGCTCGGAGACATTTTACAAAGCATTCCGGAGCCTGCATTCCTTTCGCGAGGTAGATGCTTCATTCTCGACATGGCTGTACACGATCGCCCGCAACACAGTGCTCAGCGAGCTCCGCAAGAACCGTGCAGGCAATGTCTCTCTCGAAGAGAGCGGGTACACGCCGGTAGCACCGGCTGAAGTAGCTCCTGAACAGGCTGCACTGCGTAAGGAACGGATGAACCTGGTCCGTGAAGCCATCAATAATCTTCCGGAGAAACAGCGCTCAGCGCTGATTCTGCGTGAATACGATCAAATGGATTATCAGGAAATTGCCATTATTTTGGATCAGAGTGTCAGCTCCGTGAAATCACTGTTGTTCCGTGCAAGGAGCAGTGTGAAGCTCCAACTCGAATCCTATTTTTATGAGCCTGAAGCAGAAGAGCAGGCTGAGAGGGTGTAA
- a CDS encoding prephenate dehydrogenase: protein MTTKIAIFGVGLIGGSLALCFKGKPGLTVVGHAHRPESAIKYVSRGVVDQATLSVEEAALGADYIFLCVPVGMLENYLQQLSKLPLKPGCIITDVGSTKASIAACAVSLDIPGVHFIGGHPMAGSERSGVEAASSLLFENAYYVLTPPPGVPEEAYGALQTLLLHTKAQIVRLDPERHDEIVGAISHLPHIIAVALVNQIHAYDSEDSLYSTLAAGGFRDITRIASSDPIIWRDILLNNRSVMLRLLKDWNEEVSSFIQLLEDADGDGIEEAFHEANGFRSQLPERRKGMITPLFDLHIDVPDHPGIIGRIATELGDQGINLSNVQIIESREDVPGIMRLSFRQENDMERAKILLQHNDYTVYV from the coding sequence ATGACGACTAAAATAGCAATCTTCGGTGTCGGTCTGATCGGAGGCTCACTGGCCCTTTGCTTCAAAGGCAAGCCGGGTCTGACCGTCGTCGGCCATGCCCACCGCCCTGAATCCGCGATTAAATATGTCAGCAGAGGCGTAGTTGATCAGGCTACCCTTTCTGTTGAGGAAGCAGCGCTGGGCGCCGATTACATCTTTCTGTGTGTTCCTGTAGGCATGCTTGAGAATTATCTGCAGCAATTAAGCAAGCTTCCGCTCAAGCCGGGCTGTATCATCACAGATGTCGGCAGCACCAAAGCCAGTATCGCAGCATGTGCGGTTTCGCTGGATATTCCCGGTGTCCATTTCATAGGCGGACATCCAATGGCAGGTTCGGAACGCTCAGGGGTAGAAGCTGCCTCGTCACTGCTGTTCGAGAATGCCTATTATGTGCTGACCCCTCCGCCAGGAGTGCCGGAGGAGGCTTACGGGGCACTTCAAACCTTGCTCCTACATACGAAAGCACAGATTGTCAGACTTGATCCGGAGCGCCATGATGAAATTGTGGGGGCAATCAGCCATTTGCCGCATATTATTGCAGTTGCGCTTGTGAATCAGATTCACGCTTATGATTCTGAGGATTCGCTGTACAGCACCCTGGCTGCCGGCGGTTTCCGTGACATTACCCGGATTGCGTCCAGCGATCCGATCATCTGGCGCGATATTTTACTGAATAACCGCTCGGTGATGCTGCGTCTGTTGAAGGACTGGAATGAAGAGGTATCATCATTTATTCAATTGCTTGAGGATGCGGACGGAGACGGAATAGAGGAAGCCTTCCATGAAGCGAACGGTTTCCGCAGCCAATTGCCGGAACGGCGCAAAGGGATGATTACTCCGCTGTTCGATCTTCATATTGACGTTCCCGATCATCCGGGGATCATTGGCCGTATCGCAACCGAGCTGGGGGATCAGGGCATCAACCTCAGCAACGTGCAGATCATTGAGAGCCGTGAGGATGTTCCAGGCATTATGCGGCTGTCTTTCCGCCAGGAGAACGATATGGAGCGGGCCAAAATTCTGCTGCAGCATAACGATTATACAGTGTACGTATAG
- the hisC gene encoding histidinol-phosphate transaminase translates to MNPKPNIVNLPVYKPGKPIEEVKKELGLDEVIKLASNENPYGASPSAKAAIIADLDNLFLYPDGSAADLTAALASHLGVQSDNIIFGCGSDEIIALIARAFFLPGDETIMADQTFSVYKSNADIESAVTIEVPLVDGTHDLDGMLARVTERTKVIWICNPNNPTGTIVPEEALVKFLNAVPAGVMVVLDEAYFEYVTDPSYSDGIKLLDQYPNLVVLRTFSKIYGLAALRIGYGVASPQIINLINKVREPFNTSRLAQAGALAALADQAYVEQCRRLNSEGIVQLEGEFKRLGLKSFPAHGNFIMVDVRKPASEVFDALLRLGIIVRAGHRLYPTCIRVTVGSAEQNKSFITALEQTLKEQEVRA, encoded by the coding sequence ATGAATCCGAAACCGAATATTGTTAACCTCCCAGTCTATAAGCCGGGAAAACCAATCGAAGAGGTCAAAAAAGAGCTTGGCTTAGACGAGGTTATTAAGCTGGCTTCTAACGAGAATCCTTATGGAGCGTCCCCGAGTGCAAAAGCCGCAATTATCGCGGATTTGGACAATCTGTTTCTGTATCCTGACGGATCAGCCGCTGATTTGACTGCTGCGCTGGCCAGCCATCTTGGAGTGCAGAGTGACAATATCATTTTCGGCTGCGGCTCAGATGAGATTATCGCCCTGATTGCCCGGGCATTTTTCCTGCCGGGCGATGAGACGATTATGGCTGATCAGACCTTTTCCGTATATAAAAGCAATGCGGATATCGAAAGTGCCGTTACTATTGAGGTGCCGCTTGTAGACGGAACGCATGATCTTGACGGCATGCTGGCCCGGGTTACCGAACGGACCAAGGTTATCTGGATTTGCAATCCCAATAATCCTACCGGGACGATTGTGCCGGAAGAGGCGCTGGTGAAGTTCCTGAATGCGGTGCCTGCCGGGGTAATGGTTGTGCTGGATGAAGCTTACTTTGAATATGTGACTGACCCGTCCTATTCGGATGGAATCAAGCTGCTGGATCAATACCCGAACCTGGTTGTGCTGCGGACCTTCTCCAAGATTTATGGCCTGGCTGCACTCCGGATCGGTTACGGAGTTGCCAGCCCGCAAATTATTAACTTAATCAACAAGGTACGTGAACCGTTCAATACCTCCCGTCTGGCCCAGGCTGGTGCTCTGGCTGCTCTGGCCGATCAGGCTTATGTGGAACAGTGCCGCCGCCTCAACAGTGAAGGCATTGTACAGCTCGAGGGAGAATTCAAGCGTCTGGGTCTCAAATCCTTCCCTGCGCACGGTAATTTCATCATGGTGGATGTGCGTAAGCCAGCTTCCGAAGTCTTTGATGCCCTGCTGCGCCTTGGGATCATCGTGAGAGCCGGACACCGGCTATACCCGACCTGCATACGCGTTACTGTAGGCTCGGCCGAGCAGAATAAGTCCTTTATTACAGCTCTGGAACAGACGCTCAAGGAGCAGGAAGTAAGGGCGTAA
- the trpA gene encoding tryptophan synthase subunit alpha: protein MTTETTNRMDVTFRKLKAEGKAALIPFLTVGDPDLDTTLAIIAELEAAGADILELGVPYSDPLADGPVIQRASSRALRGNIHLRTCMETALKARQAGSELPFILFTYYNPVMQMGLDTFFAELDTHEISGLIIPDLPVEESEEMRKRSREAGVNLIPLVAPTSSERIERIVSGASGFVYCVSSLGVTGERSSFHTGVDDFIASVRRATDLPVAVGFGISTSEQVARFAQICDGVVVGSAIVRKVEDVIPLLDNPATRSEGLLQIREFVAQLKP, encoded by the coding sequence ATGACAACAGAAACAACCAACCGGATGGATGTGACCTTCCGCAAGCTCAAAGCCGAAGGAAAGGCTGCATTGATTCCCTTTCTTACAGTAGGGGACCCCGATCTGGATACTACGCTCGCTATTATTGCCGAATTAGAGGCGGCTGGTGCAGACATTCTGGAGCTGGGGGTGCCTTATTCCGATCCGCTGGCCGACGGACCTGTTATCCAGCGGGCTTCGTCCAGAGCGCTTCGCGGCAATATTCATCTGCGCACCTGTATGGAGACTGCACTGAAAGCCCGCCAGGCGGGCAGTGAGCTGCCGTTTATTCTGTTCACTTATTATAATCCGGTAATGCAAATGGGACTGGATACGTTTTTCGCCGAGCTCGATACTCATGAGATTAGCGGGCTGATTATTCCCGATCTGCCGGTGGAAGAGTCGGAGGAGATGCGTAAGCGCAGCCGTGAAGCTGGAGTGAACCTCATTCCGCTGGTTGCACCTACCTCCAGTGAGCGGATTGAGCGGATTGTTTCGGGAGCCAGCGGCTTTGTTTATTGCGTCTCCTCCCTGGGTGTAACGGGGGAAAGATCGTCCTTTCATACCGGTGTCGATGATTTCATTGCTTCCGTACGCCGGGCGACAGACCTTCCGGTAGCGGTAGGCTTCGGGATTTCCACCAGCGAGCAGGTCGCGCGTTTTGCGCAGATTTGCGACGGGGTTGTCGTGGGCAGCGCCATAGTCCGCAAGGTGGAGGATGTTATTCCGCTGCTGGATAATCCAGCCACACGAAGTGAAGGACTGTTGCAAATTCGTGAATTTGTGGCACAATTAAAGCCATAA
- the trpB gene encoding tryptophan synthase subunit beta, translating to MIQVPDKYGRFGSFGGRFVPETLMNALIELEEAYAKYSAEPAFQEEIDYLLKQYSGRETPLYYAERLSKQLGEAKIYLKREDLNHTGAHKINNAIGQGILAKRMGKTKVIAETGAGQHGVATATVAALLGMECKVFMGEEDTRRQALNVFRMKLLGAEVIPVTSGSRTLKDAGNEALRYWVSNVEDTFYILGSAVGPHPYPMMVRNFQRIIGDETRRQILEAEGRLPDLLVAAVGGGSNAIGMFYPFMEDEQVGMIGVEAAGKGIDTPFHAATMSKGSQGVFQGSLSYLLQDEYGQVTEAHSISAGLDYPGVGPEHSYLKDIERAKYVPVTDAEALDALKLLCVTEGIIPALESAHAIAHVAKIAPDLTKDDIVVICLSGRGDKDVESIMAYTEGADK from the coding sequence ATGATACAAGTACCGGACAAGTACGGACGTTTTGGTTCTTTCGGAGGCCGCTTCGTTCCTGAAACCTTAATGAATGCACTGATTGAGCTGGAGGAAGCCTATGCGAAATATTCGGCAGAACCGGCTTTTCAGGAAGAAATAGATTATTTACTGAAACAGTATTCCGGACGCGAGACCCCGCTGTATTATGCAGAGCGTCTCAGCAAGCAGCTTGGGGAAGCCAAGATCTACCTGAAGCGTGAAGACCTTAATCATACCGGAGCACACAAGATCAACAACGCGATTGGTCAGGGGATCTTAGCTAAAAGAATGGGCAAAACCAAGGTTATCGCCGAGACAGGCGCCGGCCAGCACGGGGTGGCTACAGCAACAGTGGCAGCACTGCTGGGCATGGAATGCAAGGTGTTCATGGGCGAAGAGGACACACGCCGTCAGGCGCTTAACGTCTTCCGCATGAAGCTGCTTGGCGCCGAGGTGATTCCGGTGACGTCCGGTTCCCGGACCCTTAAGGATGCAGGTAACGAAGCTCTCCGCTACTGGGTCAGCAATGTGGAAGATACCTTTTATATCTTGGGGTCAGCAGTCGGTCCTCACCCGTACCCGATGATGGTCCGCAATTTCCAGCGGATTATCGGTGACGAGACCCGCCGCCAGATCCTGGAGGCCGAAGGCCGTCTGCCGGACCTGCTGGTTGCTGCAGTCGGCGGCGGCAGCAATGCCATCGGCATGTTCTATCCATTCATGGAGGATGAGCAGGTGGGGATGATCGGCGTAGAGGCTGCCGGCAAGGGAATTGATACTCCATTTCATGCAGCAACAATGAGCAAAGGCAGCCAAGGCGTGTTCCAAGGGTCTTTAAGCTATCTGCTGCAGGATGAATACGGTCAGGTTACAGAGGCTCACTCCATCTCCGCGGGCCTGGATTATCCGGGAGTCGGACCGGAGCATTCCTATCTCAAAGATATTGAACGTGCCAAGTATGTGCCGGTTACCGACGCTGAAGCCCTTGATGCGCTTAAGCTGCTGTGTGTAACCGAAGGAATCATCCCGGCGCTGGAATCGGCCCATGCCATAGCTCATGTAGCGAAGATTGCTCCGGATCTAACTAAGGATGACATTGTAGTCATCTGCCTCTCGGGACGCGGGGACAAAGATGTGGAATCGATCATGGCTTATACGGAAGGGGCGGATAAGTGA
- a CDS encoding phosphoribosylanthranilate isomerase produces MADTLVKICGLQDVEVLKSMKRLPLDYIGFVFAPSRRRVTPVQAAELVAELSAWEAGKSPGAAGVFVNPGLEELKELLSTVPLDVIQLHGQESAAFCREVKQAFPQVKVWKAISVAGKGQAGDPDGPANVASYTGSVDALLLDTYDPQGSGGSGRTFDWGQIPVFQAAAEAHGLPLFIAGGLHPDNVSELLEAYRPDGVDVSSGVESGGIKDLNIMTSFVERVKQS; encoded by the coding sequence ATGGCTGATACATTGGTAAAAATCTGTGGACTTCAGGACGTTGAAGTGCTAAAATCTATGAAGCGATTACCGCTTGATTATATCGGATTTGTATTTGCACCCAGCCGCCGCAGGGTAACACCTGTACAGGCAGCGGAGCTCGTTGCCGAGCTGTCGGCATGGGAGGCGGGGAAGTCTCCTGGTGCAGCAGGGGTATTCGTCAACCCCGGCCTGGAAGAGCTGAAGGAGCTGCTTTCAACTGTGCCGCTGGATGTGATCCAGCTGCATGGACAGGAGAGCGCAGCGTTCTGCCGGGAGGTCAAGCAGGCTTTTCCGCAGGTTAAGGTCTGGAAGGCCATCTCCGTGGCAGGCAAGGGTCAGGCTGGCGATCCCGATGGGCCCGCTAATGTGGCAAGCTATACCGGTTCTGTTGATGCATTGCTCCTCGACACTTATGATCCGCAGGGAAGCGGCGGCTCGGGGCGCACCTTTGATTGGGGGCAGATTCCGGTCTTCCAAGCTGCTGCGGAAGCGCATGGACTGCCTTTATTTATAGCAGGGGGACTTCATCCGGACAATGTGAGTGAACTGCTGGAAGCCTACAGACCTGATGGCGTAGATGTCTCCAGCGGCGTGGAAAGCGGCGGGATTAAGGACCTCAATATAATGACTTCTTTCGTGGAAAGGGTGAAGCAATCATGA
- the trpC gene encoding indole-3-glycerol phosphate synthase TrpC, with amino-acid sequence MYLDKIVATKIKEVEALSKTFSLTDAEEAIAGLPATKGFREALVRRRNREIGLIAEVKKASPSKGLIRADFDPVSIAQGYEAGGADCLSVLTDEDYFQGSGLYLQQVRAAVNLPLLRKDFIIDERQIYEARILGADAVLLIAAILTPEQIASFTDLAASLSLDVLIEIHDRSELELVAGTGKMEQPHVLLGINNRNLRTFETRLETTAELAALVPDGVPVISESGIAGPDDIKYLRQTGTTGVLVGEYLMRQQNVEEAVNELLGPVSAGKDRAFHG; translated from the coding sequence ATGTATCTTGATAAAATTGTCGCTACCAAAATCAAAGAGGTTGAAGCTTTAAGCAAAACCTTTTCCCTGACTGACGCAGAAGAGGCAATCGCCGGGCTGCCGGCCACAAAAGGTTTCCGGGAGGCACTTGTTAGGCGGAGGAACCGGGAGATTGGCCTTATCGCGGAGGTGAAGAAGGCTTCGCCTTCCAAAGGGCTGATCCGTGCGGACTTTGATCCGGTATCCATCGCCCAAGGTTATGAAGCAGGCGGGGCCGACTGCTTGTCGGTGCTAACGGATGAAGACTATTTTCAAGGCAGCGGTTTGTATTTGCAGCAGGTTAGGGCAGCGGTAAACCTTCCTTTATTGCGCAAGGATTTTATTATCGACGAGCGTCAGATTTATGAGGCCCGTATATTGGGGGCGGATGCTGTCCTGCTAATCGCGGCTATTCTAACTCCGGAACAAATAGCTTCCTTTACAGATTTGGCAGCTTCACTCAGCTTGGATGTGCTTATAGAAATCCATGACCGCAGCGAGCTTGAGCTTGTAGCAGGTACAGGGAAAATGGAGCAGCCCCACGTGCTGCTAGGTATTAATAACCGCAATCTGCGCACGTTTGAGACGAGACTGGAAACGACAGCAGAGCTGGCGGCTCTGGTGCCGGATGGAGTTCCGGTGATCAGCGAGAGCGGGATTGCCGGACCGGATGATATTAAGTATTTGCGCCAGACCGGTACCACAGGTGTACTGGTGGGAGAGTATCTGATGAGGCAGCAGAACGTCGAAGAGGCGGTGAATGAACTGCTCGGCCCGGTATCCGCCGGAAAGGATCGTGCTTTTCATGGCTGA
- the trpD gene encoding anthranilate phosphoribosyltransferase has protein sequence MDASQMIQSGIAGLIEGKDLSRTQAREIMGTIMEGVASPAQIGALLTALRIKGETVEEITGFAEAMRGFGTPVLTERTRLLDTCGTGGSGIHKFNISTASAIISSAASVRVAKHGNRSASGRAGSADVLEALGVNIHLNAEQARQCLDHIGICFLFAQIYHPSMKYAAAPRRELGFRTVFNMLGPLTNPAGADRQLMGIYDRDKTEIVANVLKELGSKRAMIVSSLDGLDEISISAPTQVSELKDGIVTTYEITPEALGLSRHPLEDVLGGDAAENAAIITAVLEGALTPYRDIVLANAGACIYVAGLADSLSAGVQEARRMIDSGSALLKLEQLKAMTKELDYVS, from the coding sequence ATGGATGCAAGTCAAATGATACAATCAGGAATTGCCGGGCTGATCGAGGGCAAAGATCTTAGCCGGACCCAGGCCCGTGAGATCATGGGGACCATTATGGAAGGGGTGGCATCCCCGGCGCAAATCGGTGCGCTGTTGACTGCACTGCGGATCAAAGGGGAGACCGTCGAGGAAATCACCGGCTTCGCGGAAGCGATGCGCGGATTCGGGACACCGGTGCTCACAGAGCGCACCCGTCTGCTGGATACCTGCGGTACCGGAGGCTCAGGCATTCATAAATTCAATATTTCGACCGCCTCGGCAATTATTTCTTCAGCGGCTTCTGTGCGCGTGGCTAAGCACGGCAACCGTTCCGCCTCCGGCAGAGCCGGCAGCGCGGATGTACTGGAAGCGCTGGGCGTCAACATTCATTTGAACGCAGAGCAGGCCCGGCAATGCCTGGACCATATCGGCATCTGCTTCCTCTTTGCCCAGATCTATCATCCGTCCATGAAATATGCTGCTGCGCCGCGCCGCGAGCTGGGCTTCCGGACAGTGTTCAACATGCTGGGGCCGCTGACCAACCCGGCAGGAGCCGACCGTCAGCTTATGGGTATCTACGACCGCGATAAGACAGAAATTGTGGCCAATGTGCTGAAGGAGCTGGGCTCCAAGCGGGCGATGATTGTCAGCAGTCTGGACGGTCTAGACGAAATAAGCATTTCGGCGCCTACCCAGGTATCCGAACTGAAAGACGGCATTGTCACCACCTATGAAATTACCCCTGAGGCTCTGGGCCTGAGCCGGCATCCGCTGGAGGATGTGCTGGGGGGAGATGCAGCCGAGAATGCTGCAATTATAACTGCAGTGCTGGAAGGAGCCTTAACTCCATACCGTGATATCGTACTGGCTAATGCGGGTGCCTGCATCTATGTTGCCGGTTTGGCGGACAGCTTGAGTGCAGGTGTCCAGGAGGCGCGCCGTATGATCGATTCCGGCAGTGCGCTGCTTAAGCTGGAACAGCTAAAAGCCATGACGAAGGAGCTTGATTATGTATCTTGA
- the trpE gene encoding anthranilate synthase component I, with protein sequence MTNPSVEEVVSLSREYNLIPVVKRLLADMETPIRLFQRFAGESHAFLLESVEGGIQWARYSFIGSDPFLMISGKKNVIHVKVGGEQKRLTGKPIEELKALLRSYRSPKLEGMPPFTGGAIGFFGYDLLQYYEKLSPHAVDDLGTDDIRFMFCDRIIVFDHVKQQILLVGNLHIKDGDTDSDIRTAYEALNRKLEDFAEELQKEGPKENVNRRSIPQDIELGEIHSNLTKEQYISNVEQAKEYIRAGDIFQVVLSQRLHIETEVSPLHVYRMLRTLNPSPYMYYLKMDEEIIVGTSPEALVKVDGSRVATRPIAGTRPRGANEAEDRALAAELLEDEKERAEHLMLVDLGRNDLGRVSKFGTVKCDSFMEIEKYSHVMHMVSNVSGTLDDNKDFFDAFLSCLPAGTVSGAPKLRAMEIISELEREARGAYAGAIGYLGFSGNMDSCITIRTIIFRKGRAYVQAGAGIVWDSVPEKEYEETLNKAKAMLKAIRMAEAMFPVEIKEKQVINQDYMYEYTP encoded by the coding sequence ATGACTAATCCTAGTGTTGAAGAAGTGGTATCACTGTCGCGGGAATATAACCTGATTCCGGTAGTGAAGCGGCTGCTTGCTGATATGGAGACTCCGATCCGCCTGTTTCAGCGGTTTGCCGGTGAGTCCCACGCGTTTTTGCTGGAAAGTGTAGAAGGCGGCATTCAATGGGCCCGGTATTCTTTTATCGGCAGTGATCCGTTTCTGATGATATCCGGGAAAAAGAATGTCATTCACGTGAAGGTCGGCGGGGAGCAGAAGCGGCTGACAGGCAAACCGATCGAGGAGCTAAAAGCACTGCTCCGCTCCTACCGCAGTCCAAAGCTGGAAGGGATGCCTCCGTTTACCGGCGGTGCGATCGGATTCTTCGGATATGATCTGCTGCAATATTATGAGAAACTCTCGCCGCATGCGGTAGATGATCTCGGCACGGATGATATCCGCTTCATGTTCTGCGACCGGATCATTGTCTTCGATCATGTGAAACAGCAGATCCTGCTCGTAGGCAACCTGCACATCAAAGACGGGGATACGGACTCTGACATCCGTACAGCCTATGAGGCTTTGAACCGCAAGCTGGAGGACTTCGCCGAGGAGCTGCAGAAGGAAGGGCCGAAGGAGAACGTTAACCGCCGCAGCATTCCCCAGGATATCGAGCTGGGCGAGATTCATTCCAACCTTACTAAGGAACAGTACATTTCCAATGTTGAGCAGGCCAAGGAATATATCCGGGCCGGAGATATTTTTCAGGTGGTGCTGTCGCAGCGCCTGCATATTGAGACGGAAGTATCCCCGCTGCATGTCTATCGGATGCTGCGTACACTGAATCCTTCTCCGTATATGTATTATCTCAAAATGGATGAAGAGATCATCGTCGGTACCTCTCCGGAAGCGCTGGTGAAGGTGGACGGCAGCCGAGTGGCCACCCGCCCGATTGCCGGAACCAGACCGCGGGGGGCGAATGAAGCAGAGGACCGGGCTCTCGCAGCTGAACTTCTGGAGGATGAAAAGGAGCGGGCGGAGCATCTGATGCTGGTTGACCTCGGCCGCAACGATCTGGGCAGGGTATCGAAGTTCGGCACGGTGAAATGCGACTCCTTTATGGAGATTGAGAAGTACTCCCATGTCATGCACATGGTTTCAAATGTGTCGGGGACCTTGGACGACAATAAGGATTTCTTCGATGCCTTCCTGTCATGCCTGCCGGCCGGTACCGTCTCAGGCGCACCGAAGCTGCGGGCGATGGAGATCATTTCCGAGCTGGAGCGGGAAGCCAGAGGCGCCTACGCCGGAGCTATCGGCTATCTCGGGTTCTCCGGGAATATGGATTCCTGTATTACCATCCGCACCATCATTTTCCGTAAGGGCCGGGCCTATGTGCAGGCGGGAGCAGGGATTGTGTGGGACTCGGTACCGGAGAAGGAATATGAAGAGACCCTTAACAAAGCGAAGGCCATGCTCAAAGCCATCCGGATGGCGGAAGCCATGTTCCCGGTAGAGATCAAAGAAAAACAGGTAATCAATCAGGATTACATGTACGAATATACGCCTTAA
- the aroH gene encoding chorismate mutase, whose product MVNRGIRGATTVTKNEENEILRETVVLLREIVERNDVIAEDICSVWITVTGDLDATFPARAIREIEGWDLVPLMCSVEIPVKGGLPMCIRLMVQVNTDKSQRDIRHVYLNEAQKLRPDLSQSK is encoded by the coding sequence ATGGTGAACCGGGGGATACGCGGTGCAACTACCGTAACCAAAAACGAGGAAAATGAAATTTTGCGCGAAACCGTTGTGCTGCTGCGGGAAATAGTCGAGCGCAATGATGTTATTGCCGAAGATATCTGCAGTGTATGGATTACCGTGACGGGTGATCTGGATGCTACTTTCCCGGCGCGGGCCATCCGAGAAATTGAGGGCTGGGATTTGGTGCCGCTGATGTGCTCCGTTGAGATTCCCGTCAAAGGCGGTCTGCCGATGTGCATCCGGCTGATGGTACAGGTCAATACGGATAAGTCGCAGCGGGATATCCGCCATGTCTATTTGAATGAGGCGCAGAAGCTTCGTCCGGATCTCTCACAGAGCAAGTAA